One stretch of Bombus pascuorum chromosome 14, iyBomPasc1.1, whole genome shotgun sequence DNA includes these proteins:
- the LOC132914293 gene encoding Krueppel homolog 1-like: protein MKVSGCSDMHLEDYHANRNEENVQRAVSKNMKQEAFNSLHLAPIATINTSDQSCWIASHADSVSSPVLPNNFSPREYTDWEQLTTVFQYPCQPYSSTDRSPVSAGSETTTPTWNNVVRSEASDCSNSQRLPSVGSAFSFSRTFCNTIYPEYQGYQDYQEYQDDVSLASLPLVLHNQTEDQVFNGSMQAATDEFDLSLIRGDPTSLLNNVESPSSPSSTYLEELQDPFSNLTGSCYPVGHLVSGQQTCVSTMNFVNDTGLNDGFANQVVLPRNEGLLLTDRRVPVSKPASDTEARSKSFDCSTTDDNLTSTYQCRWIDCGCAFAEQEGLVRHIERRHVESSSSNAHGHGRRVQRDRDKDKDKEGEGYTGSVSGQDEFACLWQGCPRARPFNARYKLLIHMRVHSGEKPNKCPFTGCKKAFSRLENLKIHQRSHTGERPYACQHRGCSKAFSNSSDRAKHQRTHYDTKPYACQVSGCGKRYTDPSSLRKHVKNHSEPTTPLSNLSLTSDSKASGNVTKSSSNSRHDPISTSSRQQQQQARTSIVYTTESNYRTYKTSESYADEDADLFQTNLCQDDRISMNLDSNQEYVPIESVKRFLIDDVSASGSHVDGTGYQVEDEMPDFQELGSDIEQQFLELSSLDDAVFIDG, encoded by the exons ATGAAAGTTTCAGGTTGCAGCGACATGCATCTCGAAGATTACCACGCGAACAGAAACGAGGAGAACGTGCAACGGGCGGTTTCCAAGAACATGAAACAGGAGGCTTTTAACAGTTTGCACCTAGCACCTATCGCGACCATAAACACCAGCGATCAATCCTGTTGGATCGCTTCTCACGCAGACAGCGTCTCCTCTCCCGTATTGCCAAACAATTTCAGTCCCAGAGAGTACACGGACTGGGAGCAACTCACGACCGTCTTCCAGTATCCCTGTCAACCGTACTCGTCCACAGACAGGTCACCGGTAAGCGCAGGTAGTGAAACTACCACGCCAACCTGGAACAACGTCGTTCGCAGCGAAGCATCGGACTGTTCCAATAGCCAAAGATTACCTTCCGTTGGTTCTGCCTTTTCTTTCTCGAGAACTTTCTGCAATACGATCTATCCAGAGTACCAGGGATATCAGGATTACCAAGAGTATCAGGACGACGTATCTTTGGCCTCTTTGCCTCTCGTCCTTCATAATCAAACGGAAGATCAGGTGTTCAATGGTTCCATGCAGGCAGCCACGGATGAATTCGATCTCAGTTTAATCAGAGGCGATCCTACGTCGTTGTTAAACAACGTGGAATCTCCTTCTTCACCGTCGTCCACGTACCTGGAAGAGCTTCAGGATCCGTTTTCTAACCTGACTGGATCCTGCTACCCGGTTGGACACTTGGTCTCCGGGCAGCAAACCTGCGTTTCCACTATGAATTTTGTCAACGATACTGGATTGAACGATGGATTTGCGAATCAAGTTGTTCTGCCCAGGAACGAAGGATTGTTGCTGACTGACAGAAGAGTACCGGTGTCCAAGCCTGCGAGCGATACGGAGGCCCGAAGCAAATCTTTCG ACTGTTCAACGACAGACGACAACTTGACGTCGACGTATCAGTGCCGATGGATAGACTGTGGCTGCGCTTTCGCCGAACAAGAGGGTCTGGTGCGACATATCGAAAGAAGACACGTCGAATCCTCGTCGTCGAACGCGCATGGACACGGAAGACGAGTTCAAAGGGACAGAGACAAGGATAAAGACAAAGAGGGAGAGGGTTACACCGGTTCCGTGAGCGGCCAGGACGAATTCGCTTGCCTTTGGCAAGGATGTCCGCGTGCTCGACCTTTCAACGCCAGATACAAGCTACTGATTCATATGAGGGTCCATAGCGGAGAAAAGCCCAATAAGTGTCCG TTCACCGGATGCAAGAAGGCGTTTTCACGATTGGAGAACCTGAAGATTCACCAAAGATCTCACACGGGAGAAAGGCCATACGCCTGTCAGCATCGCGGTTGCTCCAAAGCGTTCAGTAACAGCAGCGATCGCGCGAAACACCAGAGGACTCATTACGACACG AAACCGTACGCGTGTCAGGTTAGCGGATGCGGGAAAAGGTACACAGACCCGTCGAGTCTCAGGAAACACGTGAAAAATCACTCGGAACCAACAACGCCGTTGTCCAACTTGTCATTGACATCGGATAGCAAGGCTTCAGGTAACGTGACTAAAAGTTCAAGCAACTCGCGGCACGATCCGATTTCTACCAGTTCGAggcaacagcaacaacaagcACGAACGTCGATCGTTTACACCACGGAATCGAATTATCGAACGTATAAGACTTCGGAGTCTTACGCGGACGAGGACGCGGACCTGTTCCAAACGAATCTATGTCAGGACGATAGGATTTCCATGAACCTTGACAGCAATCAAGAGTACGTGCCGATCGAATCTGTGAAGCGCTTTCTCATCGACGATGTCAGCGCGTCTGGATCGCACGTGGACGGCACAG GGTACCAGGTCGAGGATGAAATGCCTGACTTTCAAGAGCTCGGATCCGACatcgaacaacaatttctcgAGCTAAGCAGTCTCGATGACGCGGTTTTCATCGACGGTTGA
- the LOC132914308 gene encoding aladin-like isoform X1, giving the protein MVTDVNFRSPFYPASDVTRLDKYVSKRVIMMKILSLHEFDSPSADDLATVALIENVLHYCDYDNLTNELQPFAKYLREYPEVSITSDILATRETARTACAGDLFLPVHDSIFRRLASVCREKGLIDAVCLAASAEPQEITPILHLIATRLKWMLDLVDKGLYHKETLPTSGSGSVADVVHTRDWETSLARCISWHPHCARLAVVTWDDRIRIFSHGTPIIPILRHGAQKSVCCINWRPLAGKELAVACHAGVLVWTIELGAASNILSHAVLLKQRNHAPVTSVAWHPQGDLLVSCSPADTRMIIWDTSKKEGVPLRRVGGDGLCFARWSSCGSHLFSASCRNIFRVWNTGVATVWHADKWTVPNGRVAVACFGPNLTLLFASNEDPATIFSLPLQENIFDVKKPSLDDVKMAVPLIDLTRVNFSLDNDDSYVTVGGRITAMEWDPTGRYLAILFQDSPYVALIKTKLGNLSRVIDVKPSCLIKGFPGEVPNCMDFYQKCQIVSGNIICLTIVWSSGRIQHFPIIEKEITPVKNTSTSVLSHSLLRHDTYNFDLTAIY; this is encoded by the exons TACTGTTGCGCTTATAGAgaacgttttacattattgtGATTATGATAATCTGACCAATGAATTACAACCTTTTGCCAAATATCTGCGAGAGTATCCAGAAGTTTCTATTACTTCTGATATTCTTGCTACACGCGAAACGGCACGCACAGCTTGTGCCGGTGATTTGTTTTTACCAGTTCACGATAGCATCTTTAGAAGGCTGGCTAGCGTATGCAGAGAGAAAGGATTAATCGATGCTGTTTGTCTGGCTGCGTCTGCAGAACCGCAAGAAATTACACCGATCTTGCATTTGATAGCTACGAG actTAAGTGGATGTTAGATTTAGTAGACAAAGGATTATATCACAAAGAAACTTTACCTACTTCTGGATCCGGATCAGTTGCGGATGTTGTTCACACAAGAGACTGGGAAACATCTTTG GCCAGGTGTATCTCGTGGCACCCACACTGCGCGCGACTAGCAGTAGTTACATGGGACGatcgtatacgtatattttcacATGGAACGCCGATAATACCGATTTTAAGGCACGGCGCTCAAAAATCTGTTTGCTGTATAAATTGGAGACCACTCGCTGGCAAAGAACTGGCAGTAGCATGTCACGCAGGTGTCTTAGTTTGGACGATAGAATTAGGAGCAGCCAGTAATATTCTCAGTCACGCTGTGTTACTAAAGCAAAGAAATCATGCTCCTGTGACAAGCGTTGCGTGGCATCCGCAGGGTGATCTGTTGGTATCTTGTTCTCCAGCTGATACACGTATGATTATCTGGGATACTTCTAAAAAAGAAGGCGTTCCATTGAGACGAGTCGGGGGTGATGGCCTATGTTTCGCTCGTTGGTCGTCTTGCGGTTCTCATTTGTTTTCAGCCTCGTGTAGAAATATATTCAG AGTTTGGAACACAGGAGTGGCAACGGTATGGCACGCGGATAAATGGACAGTGCCTAATGGTCGTGTGGCTGTTGCGTGTTTCGGTCCTAATTTGACTCTGTTGTTTGCATCGAACGAAGATCCTGCCACAATCTTTTCTTTACCTctacaagaaaatattttcgatgttAAGAAGCCTTCTCTTGACGACGTAAAAATGGCCGTACCTCTGATAGATTTAACAAGAGTTAATTTTTCGTTGGACAACGATGACAGTTATGTTACTGTCGGTGGAAGAATAACTGCAATGGAGTGGGACCCTACAGGAAGATATCTTGCTATCCTCTTCCAG GACAGCCCGTACGTCGCATTGATTAAAACCAAACTAGGAAATTTGTCACGTGTGATCGACGTTAAACCGAGTTGTCTTATAAAGGGATTTCCGGGCGAAGTTCCCAATTGCATGGACTTTTATCAAAAGTGTCAAATAGTATCAGGcaatataatttgtttaacaaTTGTATGGAGTAGTGGTCGTATCCAACACTTTCCAATAATTGAGAAGGAAATTACTCCTGTTAAGAATACGAGTACTTCAGTTTTATCGCACTCGTTGTTAAGGCACGATACGTACAATTTCGATTTGACTGCCATTTACTGA